In a genomic window of Alcanivorax sp.:
- a CDS encoding group 1 truncated hemoglobin — MTDNLDHANDDSLYSQVGGEAAVRAVVTEFYNRVLSDQALAPYFRHKQRKGLEESQVQFFTQALGGPKIYQGPSMADAHKNLHITARNFDRVAVHLKETLESLGVESGHIDTIMNTVAPLKGDIVNEKATDTTNGSSQPTHNDSALRDVDTSKSVTDSLEGVKSTMASLQANVFVADTNLNIVYINPRAAETLSTIAQPIFKTFGVKIEDILNGHIHRFHRDPNGWRPFSVTPRPCLTLPTSTSVA, encoded by the coding sequence ATGACAGATAATCTGGATCACGCAAACGACGACTCTCTCTATAGCCAGGTTGGTGGCGAAGCCGCTGTCCGAGCCGTGGTAACCGAGTTTTACAACCGGGTACTGAGTGACCAGGCCTTGGCACCCTACTTCCGCCACAAACAGCGCAAAGGCCTGGAAGAATCCCAAGTGCAGTTTTTCACCCAGGCTCTGGGCGGGCCGAAGATTTATCAGGGTCCATCCATGGCCGACGCCCACAAGAACCTGCATATCACAGCCAGAAACTTCGACCGGGTAGCCGTTCACCTGAAAGAGACCCTGGAGTCTCTGGGTGTGGAGTCCGGCCACATCGACACCATCATGAATACCGTTGCGCCATTGAAGGGGGACATCGTGAACGAAAAAGCCACAGACACAACCAACGGCAGCAGCCAGCCGACCCATAACGACAGCGCCCTTCGCGATGTGGACACCAGCAAGTCCGTCACCGACAGCCTTGAAGGCGTAAAAAGTACAATGGCCAGCCTACAGGCCAATGTGTTTGTCGCTGATACCAACCTCAACATCGTCTACATCAACCCCCGTGCCGCAGAAACCCTGTCGACAATTGCACAACCAATCTTCAAGACCTTCGGGGTCAAGATTGAGGACATCCTCAACGGCCATATCCACCGCTTTCACCGCGATCCGAACGGGTGGAGACCATTCTCCGTGACCCCAAGGCCATGCCTCACTCTGCCGACTTCAACTTCGGTGGCGTGA
- a CDS encoding methyl-accepting chemotaxis protein, whose amino-acid sequence METILRDPKAMPHSADFNFGGVTLRTRINAVISSEEKIIGYTVCWEDVTTELRQENEFRRVMNMVDQMPTNVFLCDRDLKIIYLNPAATATMEKLESYLPIKASELLGANIDVFHKHPEHQRRILSDPTNLPYRARINIGDEKADLLVNAIYDAEGNYVGPMLTWEIITEKVLLEERIRGTVEVLATSSEEMIATSDQMGSNAGVTSSQANSAVRTAEDINENVQAVSSGIEEMGASIKEIAKNATDAARVADEAVSIAEGTNTTISSLGTSSAEIGKVIKVITGIAQQTNLLALNATIEAARAGDAGRGFAVVANEVKELAKETGRATEDIGQKIEAIQVDVKGAIEGIARISEVIHHISQVQGSIASAVEEQTITTNEMGRRVADAAKGTNEVAGNIGGVAEAAKSTNAGVDSMRQAATDLAKLAADLQTLVVDAERTGRADNQK is encoded by the coding sequence GTGGAGACCATTCTCCGTGACCCCAAGGCCATGCCTCACTCTGCCGACTTCAACTTCGGTGGCGTGACCCTGCGCACTCGCATCAATGCGGTAATCAGCTCGGAAGAAAAAATCATCGGCTACACCGTTTGCTGGGAAGACGTAACCACAGAGCTGCGCCAGGAGAACGAATTCCGGCGTGTAATGAACATGGTGGACCAGATGCCCACCAATGTTTTCCTCTGTGACCGGGATCTGAAAATCATCTATCTGAACCCGGCCGCCACTGCCACCATGGAAAAGCTGGAATCCTATCTGCCCATCAAGGCCAGCGAACTGCTGGGCGCCAACATTGATGTTTTCCACAAACATCCAGAGCATCAGCGCCGCATTCTTTCCGATCCCACCAATCTTCCTTATCGCGCACGCATCAATATTGGTGACGAGAAGGCTGACCTGCTGGTAAACGCGATCTACGACGCGGAAGGCAACTACGTTGGCCCCATGCTTACCTGGGAAATCATCACCGAGAAAGTGCTGCTCGAAGAGCGTATTCGCGGCACCGTGGAAGTGCTGGCCACCTCCTCCGAAGAAATGATTGCCACCAGTGACCAGATGGGCTCCAACGCCGGTGTCACCAGCAGCCAGGCCAACTCTGCGGTGCGCACCGCCGAAGACATCAACGAAAACGTACAGGCAGTATCCAGCGGCATCGAGGAAATGGGTGCCAGCATCAAGGAAATCGCCAAGAACGCCACCGACGCCGCCCGCGTGGCCGACGAGGCGGTGAGCATTGCCGAAGGCACCAACACCACCATCAGCAGTCTGGGCACCAGCAGTGCGGAGATCGGCAAGGTGATCAAGGTGATTACCGGTATTGCCCAGCAAACCAACCTGTTGGCACTCAACGCCACCATTGAGGCTGCCCGAGCCGGGGATGCCGGTCGCGGCTTTGCCGTAGTGGCCAATGAAGTGAAGGAACTGGCCAAGGAAACCGGCCGGGCCACCGAGGACATCGGTCAGAAGATCGAGGCCATCCAGGTGGATGTGAAAGGCGCCATCGAAGGCATCGCCCGCATCAGCGAGGTAATTCACCACATCAGCCAGGTTCAGGGCTCCATTGCCTCCGCGGTGGAAGAACAAACCATTACCACTAACGAAATGGGTCGTCGGGTTGCCGATGCCGCCAAGGGCACCAACGAAGTGGCCGGTAACATCGGCGGCGTTGCCGAAGCGGCGAAGAGCACCAATGCCGGCGTGGACAGCATGCGTCAGGCAGCCACTGATCTGGCCAAGCTGGCTGCAGATCTGCAGACCCTGGTAGTGGATGCAGAGCGCACCGGAC